A single genomic interval of Streptomyces showdoensis harbors:
- a CDS encoding DUF1003 domain-containing protein, protein MAERTQERERDRERERPLPRIRLDQPRVRRPRFLPEYDPEAFGRMSERIARFLGTGRFIVWMTVIIIAWVVWNVSAPDSLRFDNYPFIFLTLMLSLQASYAAPLILLAQNRQDDRDRVNLEQDRKQNERSIADTEYLTREIAALRMGLGEVATRDWMRSELQDLLKELEERREERDGLFPSEGARGSDVPDR, encoded by the coding sequence GTGGCTGAGCGCACACAGGAGCGGGAGCGGGATCGCGAGCGGGAGCGGCCGCTGCCCCGGATCCGGCTGGACCAGCCGCGGGTGCGGCGGCCCCGGTTCCTGCCCGAGTACGACCCGGAGGCCTTCGGGCGCATGTCGGAGCGGATCGCGCGCTTCCTGGGGACGGGGCGGTTCATCGTCTGGATGACGGTGATCATCATCGCCTGGGTGGTGTGGAACGTCTCCGCGCCGGACTCGCTGCGCTTCGACAACTACCCGTTCATCTTCCTGACCCTGATGCTGTCGCTCCAGGCCTCCTACGCGGCCCCGCTGATCCTGCTCGCGCAGAACCGGCAGGACGACCGGGACCGGGTCAACCTCGAACAGGACCGGAAGCAGAACGAGCGCTCGATCGCGGACACCGAGTACCTGACCCGGGAGATCGCCGCGCTGCGGATGGGCCTGGGCGAGGTGGCGACCCGCGACTGGATGCGTTCGGAGCTCCAGGACCTGCTGAAGGAGCTGGAGGAGCGGCGGGAGGAGCGCGACGGTCTATTCCCGTCGGAGGGCGCGCGCGGGAGTGACGTACCCGACCGTTGA
- a CDS encoding Mrp/NBP35 family ATP-binding protein, protein MATEDAVREALATVNDPEINKPITELGMVKSVEIGSDGRVAVTVYLTVSGCPMRDTITQRVTDAVSRVEGVTGVDVTLDVMSDEQRKELASALRGTTAEREVPFAKPGSLTRVYAVASGKGGVGKSSVTVNLAAAMAADGLKVGVVDADIYGHSVPRMLGADGRPTQVENMIMPPSANGVKVISIGMFTPGNAPVVWRGPMLHRALQQFLADVYWGDLDVLLLDLPPGTGDIAISVAQLVPNAEILVVTTPQQAAAEVAERAGSIAVQTHQKIVGVVENMSGLPCPHCDEMVDVFGTGGGQKVADGLTKTTGATVPVLGSIPIDVRLREGGDEGRPVVLSDPDSPAGAALRAIAGKLGGRARGLSGMSLGITPRNKF, encoded by the coding sequence ATGGCTACGGAAGACGCGGTGCGCGAAGCACTGGCGACGGTGAACGACCCCGAGATCAACAAACCGATCACCGAGCTCGGCATGGTGAAGTCGGTGGAGATCGGATCCGACGGCAGGGTCGCCGTCACGGTCTATCTCACGGTCTCCGGCTGCCCGATGCGCGACACCATCACCCAGCGCGTGACGGACGCCGTCTCCCGCGTCGAGGGCGTCACGGGCGTCGACGTCACGCTGGACGTGATGAGCGACGAGCAGCGCAAGGAGCTCGCCTCCGCGCTGCGCGGCACCACCGCCGAGCGCGAGGTCCCCTTCGCCAAGCCCGGCTCGCTGACCCGCGTGTACGCGGTGGCCTCCGGCAAGGGCGGTGTCGGCAAGTCCTCGGTGACGGTCAACCTGGCGGCGGCGATGGCGGCCGACGGGCTGAAGGTCGGTGTCGTGGACGCCGACATCTACGGTCACAGCGTGCCGCGCATGCTGGGTGCGGACGGGCGTCCGACCCAGGTCGAGAACATGATCATGCCGCCGTCGGCGAACGGCGTGAAGGTCATCTCCATCGGCATGTTCACCCCGGGCAACGCCCCGGTCGTGTGGCGCGGCCCGATGCTCCACCGCGCGCTCCAGCAGTTCCTCGCCGACGTGTACTGGGGCGACCTGGACGTCCTGCTGCTCGACCTGCCGCCGGGCACCGGCGACATCGCCATCTCCGTCGCGCAGCTGGTGCCGAACGCGGAGATCCTGGTCGTCACCACCCCGCAGCAGGCCGCGGCCGAGGTCGCGGAGCGGGCCGGCTCGATCGCCGTGCAGACCCACCAGAAGATCGTCGGCGTCGTCGAGAACATGTCGGGCCTGCCGTGTCCGCACTGCGACGAGATGGTCGACGTGTTCGGCACGGGCGGTGGCCAGAAGGTCGCCGACGGGCTGACCAAGACCACCGGCGCGACGGTCCCGGTGCTGGGCTCGATCCCGATCGACGTGCGGCTGCGCGAGGGCGGCGACGAGGGCAGGCCGGTCGTCCTGTCCGACCCGGACTCCCCGGCCGGCGCGGCCCTGCGCGCGATCGCCGGCAAGCTGGGCGGACGGGCCCGCGGCCTGTCGGGCATGAGCCTGGGCATCACGCCGCGCAACAAGTTCTGA
- a CDS encoding sec-independent translocase, which yields MFSDIGALELVTLVVLAVLIFGPDKLPKMIQDVSRFVRKIREFSDSAKADIRSELGPEFKDFEFEDLNPKNFIRKQLAENEDLKELNELRSSFDLKKEMNEVADAVHGRETAPAAPAAVNGSATPDLLKKQDKPDAGERPPYDSDAT from the coding sequence GTGTTCAGCGACATAGGCGCACTCGAGCTGGTGACGCTCGTGGTGCTCGCCGTGCTCATCTTCGGTCCGGACAAGCTGCCGAAGATGATCCAGGACGTCTCCCGCTTCGTCCGCAAGATCCGGGAGTTCTCCGACAGCGCCAAGGCGGACATCCGCAGCGAGCTCGGCCCGGAGTTCAAGGACTTCGAGTTCGAGGACCTCAACCCCAAGAACTTCATCCGCAAGCAGCTCGCGGAGAACGAGGACCTCAAGGAGCTCAACGAGCTCCGCTCCAGCTTCGACCTGAAGAAGGAGATGAACGAGGTCGCCGACGCCGTCCACGGCCGCGAGACCGCGCCCGCCGCGCCCGCCGCGGTGAACGGCTCCGCCACCCCGGACCTCCTCAAGAAGCAGGACAAGCCGGACGCCGGCGAGCGTCCGCCGTACGACTCCGACGCCACCTGA
- a CDS encoding trypsin-like peptidase domain-containing protein, translated as MKNGKPTWWSRPSTTPIPPPEQPPAPSPDAAGARDGDADFTLAAPAPTPAPAPQPSPDAAEARDAGSPPAGPEDARPAPAEAGTGRPEAAPDAPVLSKAPAPAAEPSPVPAPAAEQADAPASWLDPEPGPESVDPRRAVPGRPDQVPAGPDPTGPLPATPAAETTPAAPTGSDAAAAPATSAEPAAPAAPAPAPVPAQPEPQPQAQPLHAPDPYRTPPYGEPGPWAPAPPVQRPMAVAPAYDPWAAAAPLAAGPIVPPVTVKQKKPRRGLALVGALAFALVTGVVGGGVGAYIERNGGLTTVELPQAGPESSGRAPDSVAGIAAGALPGVVTIHVSGSGSSGTGTGFVLDTRGNILTNNHVVDAAAASGEISVTFSNGESARAKLIGRDTGYDLAVIRVSGVSGLKPLPLGNSDTVRVGDPVVAIGAPFDLSNTVTSGIISAKERPITAGGEKGDGTDISYVDALQTDAPINPGNSGGPLLDSQGRVIGINSAIRAASNGSESGGQSGSIGLGFAIPVNQGKRVAEELINSGKATHPVIGVSLDMQYTGDGARVGAKGKDGASSVTPDGPAARAGIKPGDVITKVDGQRVHSGEELIVKIRAHRPGDRLKLTLTRDGKEQTKTLTLGSSTGA; from the coding sequence ATGAAGAACGGGAAGCCGACCTGGTGGAGCCGTCCGTCGACGACACCCATCCCGCCGCCTGAGCAGCCCCCGGCCCCGTCCCCGGACGCGGCGGGGGCCCGGGACGGGGACGCGGACTTCACCCTGGCCGCACCCGCACCGACCCCGGCACCCGCACCGCAGCCGTCCCCGGACGCGGCCGAGGCCCGGGACGCGGGGTCGCCCCCGGCCGGGCCCGAGGACGCGCGGCCGGCCCCTGCCGAGGCCGGGACCGGGCGACCCGAGGCCGCGCCCGACGCGCCCGTACTGTCGAAGGCCCCCGCTCCGGCGGCCGAGCCCTCGCCCGTGCCCGCTCCGGCGGCCGAGCAGGCCGACGCGCCCGCCTCCTGGCTCGACCCGGAGCCCGGACCCGAGTCCGTCGACCCGCGCCGGGCCGTGCCCGGCCGGCCGGACCAGGTCCCCGCCGGACCCGACCCCACCGGGCCTCTCCCGGCGACCCCGGCCGCCGAGACCACCCCGGCCGCCCCGACGGGCTCCGACGCCGCCGCGGCCCCGGCGACTTCGGCGGAACCCGCCGCCCCCGCGGCGCCCGCGCCCGCCCCCGTACCGGCACAGCCGGAACCGCAGCCCCAGGCCCAGCCGCTGCACGCCCCCGATCCCTACCGCACGCCGCCCTACGGCGAGCCGGGGCCGTGGGCGCCCGCGCCGCCCGTGCAGCGGCCGATGGCCGTGGCGCCGGCGTACGACCCGTGGGCGGCCGCCGCGCCGCTCGCGGCCGGGCCGATCGTCCCGCCGGTCACCGTGAAGCAGAAGAAGCCGCGGCGCGGCCTCGCGCTCGTCGGCGCCCTGGCCTTCGCGCTGGTCACCGGAGTCGTCGGCGGCGGCGTCGGCGCGTACATCGAGCGCAACGGCGGCCTCACCACCGTCGAGCTGCCGCAGGCCGGACCGGAGTCCTCGGGCCGCGCCCCCGACAGCGTCGCCGGCATCGCCGCCGGGGCCCTGCCGGGCGTCGTCACCATCCACGTCAGCGGCAGCGGCTCCTCGGGCACCGGCACCGGCTTCGTGCTCGACACCCGCGGCAACATCCTCACCAACAACCACGTCGTGGACGCCGCCGCCGCATCCGGCGAGATCTCCGTCACCTTCAGCAACGGCGAGTCCGCCCGCGCCAAGCTCATCGGCCGCGACACCGGCTACGACCTCGCCGTCATCCGGGTCTCCGGCGTCTCGGGCCTCAAGCCGCTGCCGCTGGGCAACTCCGACACCGTCCGCGTCGGCGACCCCGTGGTCGCCATCGGCGCCCCCTTCGACCTCTCCAACACGGTCACCTCCGGCATCATCAGCGCCAAGGAGCGCCCGATCACCGCCGGCGGCGAGAAGGGCGACGGCACCGACATCAGCTACGTCGACGCCCTCCAGACCGACGCCCCGATAAACCCCGGCAACTCCGGCGGCCCGCTGCTCGACTCCCAGGGCCGGGTCATCGGCATCAACAGCGCCATCCGCGCCGCGAGCAACGGTTCCGAGAGCGGCGGCCAGTCCGGCTCCATCGGCCTCGGCTTCGCCATCCCGGTCAACCAGGGCAAGCGGGTCGCCGAGGAGCTCATCAACAGCGGCAAGGCCACCCACCCGGTCATCGGCGTGAGCCTCGACATGCAGTACACCGGCGACGGCGCCCGGGTCGGCGCGAAGGGCAAGGACGGCGCCTCCTCCGTCACCCCCGACGGCCCCGCCGCCCGCGCCGGCATCAAGCCCGGCGACGTCATCACCAAGGTCGACGGACAGCGCGTCCACAGCGGTGAGGAGCTGATCGTGAAGATCCGCGCCCACCGCCCCGGAGACCGGTTGAAGCTCACGCTGACCCGCGACGGCAAAGAGCAGACAAAGACGTTGACGCTCGGCTCCTCCACGGGCGCCTAG
- a CDS encoding anti-sigma factor family protein, whose protein sequence is MSGTRPSATPAERHLAGQNLADQHLGDRLAALVDGELGHDARERVLAHLATCPKCKAEADAQRSLKSVFATSAPPPPSEGLLARLQGLPGGPNDQGGPFDDLLRGGGLRSDGFATAAPVTPHSGFRIHEVGDRGSGRGRRFAFAAASAVSFAAIALGGTLPLDAARGQGSGSNVTPLRAPATFASGSRREQPQEEAAPTVVPARLELSPFIRPAAPALRLSYAPGTAPTATPAPSPSHR, encoded by the coding sequence GTGAGCGGCACCCGTCCGTCAGCGACCCCAGCGGAGCGGCACCTCGCGGGCCAGAACCTCGCGGACCAGCACCTCGGGGACCGGCTCGCCGCGCTCGTCGACGGCGAGCTCGGCCATGACGCCCGCGAACGGGTCCTCGCCCACCTCGCCACCTGCCCCAAGTGCAAGGCCGAGGCGGACGCCCAGCGCAGCCTGAAGAGCGTCTTCGCCACCAGCGCGCCCCCGCCGCCCTCGGAGGGGCTGCTGGCCCGCCTCCAGGGGCTGCCGGGGGGACCGAATGACCAGGGGGGTCCTTTCGACGACCTCCTGCGCGGCGGCGGACTGCGGTCCGACGGCTTCGCCACGGCCGCTCCGGTCACCCCGCACTCCGGCTTCCGGATCCACGAGGTCGGCGACCGCGGCTCCGGGCGCGGCCGCCGGTTCGCCTTCGCGGCGGCGAGCGCGGTCTCCTTCGCCGCGATCGCGCTGGGCGGCACGCTGCCCCTCGACGCGGCGCGCGGCCAGGGCTCCGGCAGCAACGTGACCCCGCTGCGGGCCCCGGCGACCTTCGCCTCGGGCTCCCGCCGCGAGCAGCCGCAGGAGGAGGCGGCGCCCACCGTGGTGCCGGCCCGCCTGGAACTGTCCCCGTTCATACGCCCGGCGGCCCCCGCGCTCCGGCTCTCCTACGCGCCCGGGACCGCCCCGACCGCCACCCCCGCCCCCAGCCCCTCCCACCGCTGA
- the sigE gene encoding RNA polymerase sigma factor SigE, protein MVGAPLDTTRADRGGAAAPAGRRRVLRRLLGSTGEPKSVTDTADRSRTADSAPTTATFASDAESQAWTPPSWEEIVSTHSGRVYRLAYRLTGNQHDAEDLTQEVFVRVFRSLSSYTPGTFEGWLHRITTNLFLDMVRRKQRIRFDALADDAAERLPSREPSPQQAFNDTHFDADVQQALDTLAPEFRAAVVLCDIEGLSYEEIAATLGVKLGTVRSRIHRGRSHLRKALKHRSPEARAERALAAVGWEGGTA, encoded by the coding sequence ATGGTAGGGGCTCCACTGGACACCACCAGAGCCGACAGGGGAGGTGCGGCTGCGCCTGCAGGTCGGAGACGCGTGCTTAGGCGCCTTCTCGGATCGACGGGTGAGCCGAAATCCGTGACCGACACCGCTGACCGTTCCCGCACCGCCGACTCCGCACCCACCACCGCGACCTTCGCATCGGATGCGGAATCGCAGGCGTGGACTCCGCCCAGCTGGGAGGAGATCGTCAGCACGCACAGCGGCCGGGTCTACCGGCTCGCCTACCGCCTGACGGGCAACCAGCACGACGCCGAGGACCTGACCCAGGAGGTCTTCGTCCGGGTCTTCCGTTCGCTGTCGTCCTACACGCCCGGCACCTTCGAGGGCTGGCTGCACCGCATCACGACCAACCTGTTCCTCGACATGGTCCGCCGCAAGCAGCGCATCCGCTTCGACGCGCTCGCCGACGACGCCGCCGAGCGGCTGCCCAGCCGCGAGCCGTCCCCGCAGCAGGCGTTCAACGACACCCACTTCGACGCCGACGTGCAGCAGGCCCTGGACACCCTCGCGCCCGAGTTCCGCGCCGCGGTCGTCCTCTGCGACATCGAGGGCCTCTCCTACGAGGAGATCGCCGCGACCCTCGGCGTGAAGCTGGGCACCGTCCGCAGCCGCATCCACCGCGGCCGCTCCCACCTGCGCAAGGCGCTCAAGCACCGCTCGCCCGAGGCGCGCGCGGAGCGGGCGCTCGCCGCAGTCGGCTGGGAGGGCGGAACGGCGTGA
- a CDS encoding O-methyltransferase — translation MRQLRGQERAITANRQTSWAFADAFVAEDEALRWARDRAREAGLPSVSPGTGAALRLLAATADAKAVAEIGTGTGVSGIYLLLGMRPDGVLTTVDMEPERQAHAKAAFRAAGFAGNRARFIPGRALDVLPRLADGGYDLVFCDGDRTESLDYLAESLRLLRPGGLVCFEGVFADGRTVDSAAQPAEVLRIRELLRTVRESPALLPTLLPVGDGLLCAVRRGG, via the coding sequence CTGCGTCAACTACGGGGACAGGAGAGGGCCATTACCGCCAACCGGCAGACGAGCTGGGCGTTCGCCGACGCCTTTGTCGCCGAGGACGAAGCGCTGCGCTGGGCCCGTGACCGGGCCCGGGAGGCAGGGCTGCCCTCGGTGTCGCCGGGCACCGGTGCGGCCCTCCGCCTGCTGGCCGCCACGGCGGACGCCAAGGCGGTGGCGGAGATCGGTACGGGCACGGGCGTGTCGGGGATCTACCTGCTGCTCGGGATGCGCCCGGACGGGGTGCTGACCACGGTGGACATGGAGCCGGAGCGGCAGGCGCACGCGAAGGCGGCGTTCCGCGCGGCGGGCTTCGCGGGCAACCGCGCGCGGTTCATCCCGGGCCGCGCCCTGGACGTGCTGCCCCGGCTCGCGGACGGCGGCTACGACCTCGTGTTCTGCGACGGCGACCGCACGGAGTCCCTGGACTACCTCGCTGAATCGTTGCGCCTGCTGCGCCCCGGCGGTCTGGTCTGCTTCGAGGGCGTCTTCGCGGACGGCCGTACGGTGGACTCGGCGGCCCAGCCGGCCGAGGTGCTGCGGATACGCGAGCTGCTGCGCACGGTGCGGGAGAGCCCGGCGCTGCTGCCGACCCTGCTGCCGGTCGGCGACGGCCTGCTGTGCGCGGTCCGCAGGGGCGGCTGA
- a CDS encoding DUF3117 domain-containing protein: MAAMKPRTGDGPLEVTKEGRGIVMRVPLEGGGRLVVELTPDEAKALGDALKDVVG, encoded by the coding sequence ATGGCGGCCATGAAGCCGCGGACGGGTGACGGCCCGCTCGAGGTGACAAAGGAGGGGCGGGGCATTGTCATGCGCGTTCCGCTCGAAGGCGGCGGCCGGCTCGTCGTCGAGCTGACCCCGGACGAGGCGAAGGCCCTCGGCGACGCCCTGAAGGACGTCGTCGGCTGA
- a CDS encoding enoyl-CoA hydratase/isomerase family protein, whose protein sequence is MADTVLYEVSDGLATITLNRPEAMNAMNVAAKVALREAVETAAADPAVRAVLLTAAGDRAFCVGQDLKEHVGLLLQDKESGTQATMNTVRDHYNPIVRALTGMAKPVVAAVNGVAAGAGFGFALAADYRVVAETAAFNTSFAGVALTADSGMSWTLPRLIGHSRAADLLLFPRSIGAREAYELGIVNRLVPAEALAEEAAKVARALAEGPTVAYAALKESLAYGADHSLAEALEKEDELQTKAGASEDHTIAVQAFIAKERPRYLGR, encoded by the coding sequence ATGGCCGACACGGTGCTGTACGAGGTGAGCGACGGGCTCGCCACCATCACCCTCAACCGCCCCGAGGCCATGAACGCGATGAACGTGGCCGCGAAGGTCGCCCTGCGCGAGGCGGTGGAGACGGCCGCGGCCGACCCGGCGGTCCGCGCGGTGCTGCTGACCGCCGCCGGCGACCGGGCGTTCTGCGTGGGCCAGGACCTGAAGGAGCACGTCGGGCTGCTGCTCCAGGACAAGGAGTCCGGCACGCAGGCCACCATGAACACGGTCCGCGACCACTACAACCCGATCGTCCGGGCGCTCACCGGCATGGCGAAGCCCGTGGTGGCGGCGGTGAACGGGGTCGCGGCCGGAGCCGGCTTCGGCTTCGCGCTCGCGGCGGACTACCGGGTGGTGGCGGAGACGGCCGCCTTCAACACCTCCTTCGCCGGGGTCGCCCTCACCGCCGACTCGGGCATGTCCTGGACGCTCCCCCGGCTGATCGGCCACAGCCGCGCGGCCGACCTGCTGCTCTTCCCCCGCTCGATCGGCGCGCGGGAGGCGTACGAGCTGGGCATCGTGAACCGTCTCGTACCGGCCGAGGCGCTCGCCGAGGAGGCCGCGAAGGTGGCCCGCGCGCTGGCCGAGGGCCCGACCGTCGCCTACGCGGCGCTGAAGGAGTCCCTCGCGTACGGCGCGGACCACTCGCTCGCCGAGGCGCTGGAGAAGGAGGACGAGCTCCAGACGAAGGCGGGTGCGTCCGAGGACCACACGATCGCCGTGCAGGCCTTCATCGCCAAGGAGAGGCCGAGGTACCTGGGCCGCTGA
- a CDS encoding DNA-3-methyladenine glycosylase I: MSDGGAVAGPDGLLRCPWGLSAEDYVAYHDEEWGRPVHGDDALFERLCLEAFQSGLSWITILRRREGFRTAFSGFRIAEVARFTDADRERLLGDEGIIRNRAKIDATIANAQVLVDWAPGELDELIWSYAPDPEGRPVPAGTGDVPAVTDESTALSKALKKRGLRFIGPTTAYALMQACGLVDDHVAGCVARGAAR; encoded by the coding sequence GTGAGCGACGGCGGGGCCGTCGCGGGGCCCGACGGACTGCTGCGCTGCCCGTGGGGCCTGTCGGCCGAGGACTACGTGGCGTACCACGACGAGGAGTGGGGCCGCCCGGTCCACGGCGACGACGCCCTGTTCGAGCGCCTGTGCCTGGAGGCCTTCCAGTCCGGCCTGTCGTGGATCACGATCCTGCGCCGCCGCGAGGGCTTCCGTACGGCCTTCTCCGGCTTCCGGATCGCCGAGGTGGCCCGGTTCACCGACGCCGACCGGGAGCGGCTGCTGGGCGACGAGGGGATCATCCGCAACCGCGCCAAGATCGACGCGACGATCGCCAACGCCCAGGTGCTCGTGGACTGGGCCCCCGGCGAGCTGGACGAGCTGATCTGGTCGTACGCGCCGGACCCGGAGGGCCGCCCGGTCCCGGCCGGCACCGGCGACGTCCCGGCCGTCACGGACGAGTCGACGGCCCTGTCCAAGGCCCTGAAGAAGCGCGGACTGCGGTTCATCGGCCCGACCACGGCGTACGCGCTGATGCAGGCCTGCGGTCTGGTCGACGACCACGTCGCCGGGTGCGTGGCGCGCGGCGCCGCCCGCTGA
- a CDS encoding DivIVA domain-containing protein, translated as MFWFLLITMVVVVAAVTLAVVGGGDSEVLPEAAPEQLIDPLPEARPVGQADVEALRLPVAVRGYRMADVDDVLGRLGAELAERDARIAELETALAGAGPRAAAPRDEEEGA; from the coding sequence GTGTTCTGGTTTCTGCTGATCACGATGGTCGTGGTCGTCGCGGCGGTCACCCTGGCGGTGGTCGGCGGCGGCGACAGCGAGGTGCTGCCCGAAGCGGCGCCCGAGCAACTGATCGACCCGCTCCCCGAGGCCCGCCCGGTCGGCCAGGCCGACGTCGAGGCGCTGCGCCTGCCCGTCGCCGTCCGGGGGTACCGGATGGCGGACGTGGACGACGTCCTCGGCCGCCTCGGCGCCGAGCTCGCCGAGCGCGACGCCCGGATCGCGGAGCTGGAGACCGCCCTGGCGGGCGCCGGACCGCGGGCCGCCGCGCCCCGGGACGAGGAGGAGGGCGCGTGA
- the folP gene encoding dihydropteroate synthase — translation MLRLGPREFGPHEPVIMAIVNRTPDSFYDQGATFRDEPALARVEQAVAEGAAIIDIGGVKAGPGEEVTAEEEARRTVGFVAEVRRRHPDVVISVDTWRADVGEAVCEAGADVLNDAWGGFDPRLAEVAAKYGAGLVCTHAGGVEPRTRPHRTEYEDVMADILRVTVGLAERAVALGVRRDGIMIDPGHDFGKNTRHSLEATRRLGEMASTGWPVLVSLSNKDFVGETLDRPVKERVLGTLATTAVSAWLGAQVYRVHEVAETRQVLDMVASIAGHRAPAVARRGLA, via the coding sequence ATGCTGCGCTTGGGACCGCGTGAATTCGGGCCGCACGAGCCGGTGATCATGGCGATCGTGAACCGGACCCCGGACTCCTTCTACGACCAGGGGGCGACCTTCCGCGACGAGCCGGCCCTCGCCCGGGTGGAGCAGGCCGTGGCCGAGGGTGCCGCGATCATCGACATCGGCGGGGTGAAGGCGGGTCCCGGCGAGGAGGTCACGGCCGAGGAGGAGGCGCGGCGCACGGTCGGCTTCGTGGCCGAGGTCCGACGGCGCCACCCGGACGTCGTGATCAGCGTGGACACCTGGCGGGCGGACGTCGGCGAGGCGGTGTGCGAGGCCGGCGCGGACGTCCTCAACGACGCGTGGGGCGGCTTCGACCCGCGGCTCGCGGAGGTCGCCGCGAAGTACGGCGCGGGGCTCGTCTGCACCCACGCGGGCGGGGTGGAGCCGCGGACCCGGCCGCACCGGACGGAGTACGAGGACGTCATGGCCGACATCCTGCGCGTGACGGTCGGGCTGGCCGAGCGGGCGGTCGCGCTGGGCGTGCGGCGCGACGGGATCATGATCGACCCGGGGCACGACTTCGGGAAGAACACCCGGCACAGCCTGGAGGCGACGCGACGGCTCGGGGAGATGGCGTCGACCGGGTGGCCGGTGCTGGTGTCCCTGTCCAACAAGGACTTCGTCGGGGAGACGCTGGACCGGCCGGTGAAGGAGCGGGTCCTGGGGACGCTGGCCACGACGGCGGTGTCCGCGTGGCTGGGCGCCCAGGTGTACCGGGTGCACGAGGTCGCCGAGACGCGGCAGGTGCTGGACATGGTGGCGTCCATCGCGGGGCATCGGGCGCCCGCCGTCGCCCGGCGCGGGCTGGCGTAG